In the genome of Neodiprion pinetum isolate iyNeoPine1 chromosome 2, iyNeoPine1.2, whole genome shotgun sequence, one region contains:
- the Patronin gene encoding patronin isoform X4: protein MWNAISRLFTPANNKSLSFEEDTLSVKSGSKSECAASASASASVPVADISVDVFDTMDRNIGEDRRKGSGGISGEQRHATGDSEHASDTSETRLAKQRASVKWLLSKAYNNNVPDNLREPYYRDHEDQEHLKPQIVHSLSNAELYCLALANIYSDPNYHNQNHLGILQALARKGVFVSEPNNTQLTETILIQNSPLKMSAHMAVIEGLMVLYAKEVVTGDCVVATIRRFNPQSNLEVPTDHERGLLLWISEATRALVAKIKLEEGAGDRSRLPDLPSATDFQSLCDGVGLAAVVAFYCPEELNWKDIRISKRLSVADALHNLLLVQTFCARCLPYSIFHMQNEDVTYMRGSMKQNLIVFLADLYNVLEIHPVKSVRYPGDERDSQYSNVCPRNSHGVAHKRSLPQSIAPIPDLRSNLSVSAPGFTVMKTPSSSSVKKSQSLQQAMENQSHEDRRAGSEDSFVVHRGKGVPTLSSVTDEKLAARAEAAGRPSNWEDQRRSSYAGRRSRRNSVTDDSQLTIENFGGSQDNLHNFGRNPDKEVGGHVGRHNVAEPTLPARSSVQDVYGSGVQLILSDNGYSADEPPRLKRQASNSSLNNVTLRNILHSNENDSNVDSNSSKLASFAQLGRQSSDKVINFTYSNQEKDDNLLKKAGIVAKKQVQNNGSTSGEKKTTFAALPNTTTWQQQSNQHMQQAETNTTDENGGNTVMASQLNNIRMKLEEKRRHIENEKRKMEVVMSKQRQKVGKAAFLQAVTKGKVKSPSSSTSGAESPVESVPPSSITSGNVGFIPASSTETHLVSNHPPQDKPQRPFSLKEISEDVRDVEHKWLEQDGSAPFIETRRTPDIENMDIDQYHESISQMNSSLSEIQADIQRLANQQNQIQQQHLMSQHQQQMQQQLQQLKSLSQQHMQNYAIPPMNSIPTRIQDPQQSQFYLHDHAQSQRRTWGQPLPPESLANEMAAAGYQQPVELRYSPQPAAYQQDSRLYQDTRTWAAPPSQPKGFVLHEIAPDQRYLNGGDHSLCNNQMNRSGSTYPTPATLFNTMPPSSASPQHRNAVHRISQLMGESPEQKRPTVHHIPITCESPTEKRQAPVLHTPVPAPSVDDMEPQNISFIGNDDDLSHGIRGLNITSGSRTYRKPSPTRPSISRNSFQPHSSLRESASPPCATPEVSAFDTTDPGEKGFYISFDNDAPKKPKPALGQKRTSPKKERTVSSYIEQEDFTVRPESPPASAAERQRQLEAQRDLERERIKQAEEREQQRQEIRDRDMQREMERERQRDRQKDNTSVSRQGSGIGLVIGTQLANPDPNSLDEMEKKKERIMLLSLQRRQQQEELKEKKEAEAQTRKEQEKLKMEERARKKEEERQKRAAILEQYKLKKAIEEAEKEGKIIDKELLNAIKPTKLRNKTTPSRPRPKTIHVDAGADLDSGTLTPSRGKKGSSSNLSTASLISPTMRRDYYRGSQDSLTAAHLDDRRSGPLYRGGSLRVSSVDSPDDGRGSSPCRSVNQLGRRGSYKTSRGSSSDQDSMMYRYTDTDSGLGRATPPRRAPSPGMGSMRHLPSPSGPGSLPPGLMTKRRMFDDGSSDISSTPSSMMDYNGPRLYKQPTTKSNRGIMLNAVEYCVFPGTVNKEAKRRVLDEISRSESKHFLILFRDAGCQFRALYSYCPDKEEVSKLYGTGPKQVNDRMFDKFFKYNSGGKCFSQVHTKHLTVTIDAFTIHNSLWQGKKVNLPNKKDMALVI, encoded by the exons GCCAAACAGCGTGCCTCCGTGAAGTGGCTGCTTTCCAAGGCTTACAACAACAACGTGCCGGACAATCTACGAGAGCCGTACTATCGTGATCACGAG GATCAGGAACATTTGAAGCCACAGATAGTCCACTCGCTTTCCAATGCAGAGCTCTACTGTTTGGCGTTGGCCAATATCTACTCGGATCCAAATTACCACAATCAAAACCACCTCGGAATTCTTCAAGCCCTTGCAAGAAAAGGTGTCTTTGTTTCCGAACCGAACAACACTCAGCTGACCGAAACTATCCTTATACAAAATTCACCACTTAAAATG tcggCGCATATGGCTGTGATAGAAGGTTTGATGGTGCTTTATGCAAAGGAAGTAGTTACGGGAGACTGTGTCGTAGCTACAATTAGACGATTTAACCCACAAAGTAACCTGGAAGTGCCGACTGACCATGAGCGAGGACTTCTTCTGTGGATCAGCGAAGCCACTCGGGCTCTAGTTGCCAAGATAAAACTGGAAGAAGGTGCTGGGGATAGATCCCGACTGCCCGACTTACCCTCTGCCACTGATTTCCAGTCTCTGTGCGATGGTGTTGGCCTTGCTGCTGTAGTCGCATTTTACTGCCCAGAAGAGTTGAATTGGAAAGATATTCGGATATCTAAAAGGTTATCCGTCGCTGATGCTCTACACAATTTATTGCTGGTCCAAACGTTTTGTGCCAGATGCTTACCGTACTCTATTTTTCATATGCAAAATGAAGATGTCACCTACATGCGAGG ATctatgaaacaaaatttgattgtTTTCCTGGCCGACCTGTACAATGTGTTAGAAATTCATCCAGTCAAATCAGTTCGTTATCCAGGCGATGAAAGGGATTCGCAATATTCGAACG TTTGCCCACGCAATAGCCACGGTGTAGCTCATAAGCGCAGCCTGCCTCAGTCTATAGCTCCGATACCTGACCTACGAAGCAACCTCTCCGTATCCGCTCCAGGCTTCACAG TAATGAAAACACCGTCCTCAAGTTCTGTTAAAAAATCACAATCGTTACAACAGGCGATGGAAAATCAGTCGCACGAAGACAG GAGAGCAGGAAGTGAAGATAGTTTCGTCGTCCATAGAGGCAAAGGAGTGCCTACTCTGAGCTCCGTAACTGATGAAAAGCTCGCTGCTCGAGCAGAAGCTGCTGGTCGGCCAAGTAATTGGGAAGACCAGAGACGTAGTTCTTATGCAGGCAGGCGTTCGAGGAGAAATAGCGTTACTGATGACTCTCAACTTACAATTGAGAACTTCGGAGGATCTCAG GATAATTTGCACAATTTTGGACGAAATCCTGACAAGGAAGTTGGAGGGCACGTAGGACGCCATAACGTTGCTGAGCCAACTCTTCCTGCCCGATCGAGTGTTCAAGATGTTTATGGCAGTGGTGTGCAACTGATTCTATCAGACAATGGTTATAGTGCAGACGAGCCACCCAGGCTCAAGCGACAAGCATCTAATTCGAGTCTAAACAATGTTACACTAAGAAATATCCTACATTCCAATGAAAATGATAGTAATGTGGACAGTAACAGTTCGAAATTAGCCAGCTTTGCTCAGCTCGGTAGACAGAGCTCTGACAAGGTTATCAATTTCACTTATTCCAATCAAGAGAAAGACGACAACCTTTTGAAAAAAGCTGGCATAGTAGCAAAAAAACAAGTTCAAAATAATGGCAGCACATCGGGCGAAAAAAAGACAACATTCGCCGCACTCCCAAATACGACTACGTGGCAACAACAGAGCAACCAGCACATGCAACAAGCCGAGACTAATACTACtg ATGAAAATGGAGGTAATACAGTCATGGCATCACAGTTGAATAACATCAGGatgaaacttgaagaaaaacgaCGTCACATAGAAAACGAAAAGCGAAAAATGGAGGTTGTCATGTCTAAGCAGCGGCAAAAAGTTGGCAAAGCTGCATTTTTGCAAGCAGTTACCAAG GGTAAGGTAAAATCCCCTTCATCGTCAACATCAGGGGCTGAAAGCCCTGTGGAATCTGTACCCCCCAGCTCCATTACTTCTGGAAATGTAGGGTTCATCCCTGCAAGTAGTACAGAGACACATCTCGTATCCAACCATCCCCCTCAAGATAAACCACAACGGCCTTTTTCGCTCAAG GAAATCAGTGAAGATGTGCGAGATGTGGAACATAAATGGCTTGAGCAGGATGGCAGTGCACCTTTTATCGAAACACGACGCACACCAGACATTGAGAATATGGACATAGATCAGTACCATGAGTCTATATCACA aATGAATAGCAGTCTTAGCGAAATTCAAGCAGATATACAGCGGCTAGCCAATcaacaaaatcaaattcaaCAACAACATTTAATGAGCCAACATCAGCAGCAGATGCAGCAACAACTACAGCAATTAAAGAGTTTAAGCCAGCAACATATGCAG AATTATGCCATACCACCAATGAATTCAATACCAACGAGAATTCAGGACCCTCAACAGTCACAGTTCTACTTACATGATCATGCGCAATCTCAGCGACGAACATGGGGTCAACCGTTACCACCTGAAAGCTTAGCGAACGAAATGGCTGCGGCAGGTTATCAGCAGCCAGTTGAACTTCGATATAGTCCACAGCCTGCAG CTTACCAGCAGGACTCACGACTGTATCAAGATACGAGGACATGGGCTGCGCCTCCTTCTCAGCCAAAAGGATTCGTACTACATGAAATAGCACCGGATCAGAGATATCTCAATGGTGGCGATCATAGTCTTTGTAACAACCAAATGAATCGTTCAGGTTCTACTTACCCTACACCTGCCACACTGTTCAATACAATGCCACCATCATCTGCCAGTCCTCAACATCGAAATGCG GTGCACAGAATTAGTCAGCTAATGGGTGAAAGCCCAGAACAAAAAAGACCTACGGTCCACCATATACCCATAACATGCGAAAGTCCCACGGAAAAACGCCAAGCACCTGTACTGCACACTCCTGTCCCTGCGCCATCAGTTGATGATATGGAGCCTCaaaatatttcgtttattG GAAACGATGACGATCTCTCACACGGAATTCGTGGCTTGAATATCACATCAGGCAGTAGAACGTACAGAAAACCCTCACCCACGAGACCTTCGATATCTAGAAACTCTTTTCAACCGCATTCGTCGCTACGAGAATCAGCGTCTCCGCCATGTGCAACGCCCGAAGTGTCAGCATTTGATACCACAGATCCTGGAGAGAAGGGATTCTACATATCATTCGATAACGACGCACCCAAAAAGCCTAAGCCAGCACTTGGGCAAAAAAGAACGTCTCCGAAGAAG GAAAGGACCGTTTCTTCCTATATCGAGCAAGAAGACTTTACCGTTAGACCTGAATCTCCACCAGCCAGTGCTGCAGAAAGGCAGCGGCAGCTTGAGGCTCAAAGAGATTTGGAAAGAGAAAGGATCAAGCAAGCAGAAGAGAGAGAGCAACAACGACAAGAAATTCGAGATAGGGACATGCAAAGAGAAATGGAGAGAGAACGTCAGAGAGATAGACAGAAGGATAACACTTCAGTTAGCCGACAGGGAAGCGGAATTGGACTTGTTATCGGAACTCAACTAGCCAATCCAGATCCT AACTCACTGGATGAAatggagaagaagaaagaacgaaTAATGCTGCTGTCATTGCAACGGCGACAACAGCAGGAAGAAttgaaggagaaaaaagaagctgAGGCGCAAACTCGCAAAGAAcaagaaaagttgaaaatggaAGAAAGGGCACGTAAAAAGGAGGAAGAAAGACAGAAGAGAGCTGCGATTCTTGAACAATATAAGCTTAAAAAGGCGATTGAAGAAGCAGAGAAAGAG GGTAAAATCATTGACAAAGAACTCTTGAATGCGATAAAGCCAACAAAGCTACGTAACAAAACCACACCCAGTCGTCCTCGACCGAAAACAATTCATGTGGATGCGGGTGCTGATTTAGATTCTGGAACCTTGACGCCAAGCCGGGGGAAAAAAGGATCTTCATCTAATCTTAGCACTG CGTCGCTGATATCCCCAACGATGAGACGGGACTACTATCGTGGCTCTCAGGATAGTCTTACTGCCGCCCACCTTGATGACCGTCGCTCAGGTCCCCTTTATCGAGGTGGCAGCCTTAGGG TTTCTTCTGTAGATTCGCCAGATGATGGTAGAGGATCTTCTCCATGTCGTAGCGTTAATCAACTTGGTCGTCGTGGTTCTTATAAAACATCACGAG GTTCGAGTAGTGATCAAGACAGTATGATGTATCGGTACACAGATACGGACAGTGGGCTGGGCAGGGCGACACCTCCGAGACGCGCACCGAGTCCAGGAATGGGCAGTATGAGGCATCTACCGTCACCATCTGGCCCCGGATCACTTCCTCCAGGCCTTATGACAAAACGAAGGATGTTCGATGACGGAAGCAGTGATATTAGCAGTACTCCTAGTTCAATGATGGATTATAATG GTCCACGATTATACAAACAACCTACCACTAAGTCAAATAGAGGAATTATGTTGAATGCTGTAGAATACTGTGTATTCCCCGGAACAGTGAATAAAGAAGCTAAAAGGAGGGTACTGGATGAAATATCCAGATCGGAAAGCAAGCACTTTCTTATTCTCTTCAGAGATGCCGGTTGCCAATTCAGAGCTCTCTACTCGTACTGTCCTGACAAGGAAGAAGTTTCTAAACTTTACGGCACCGGACCAAAGCAGGTCAACGACAGAATGTTCGACAAGTTTTTCAA atACAACTCAGGTGGGAAGTGCTTTTCGCAGGTCCATACTAAGCATTTGACCGTAACTATTGACGCATTTACGATACACAACAGTTTGTGGCaaggaaaaaaagttaatCTTCCTAACAAGAAGGATATGGCACTTGTCATATAG
- the Patronin gene encoding patronin isoform X7 has protein sequence MWNAISRLFTPANNKSLSFEEDTLSVKSGSKSECAASASASASVPVADISVDVFDTMDRNIGEDRRKGSGGISGEQRHATGDSEHASDTSETRLAKQRASVKWLLSKAYNNNVPDNLREPYYRDHEDQEHLKPQIVHSLSNAELYCLALANIYSDPNYHNQNHLGILQALARKGVFVSEPNNTQLTETILIQNSPLKMSAHMAVIEGLMVLYAKEVVTGDCVVATIRRFNPQSNLEVPTDHERGLLLWISEATRALVAKIKLEEGAGDRSRLPDLPSATDFQSLCDGVGLAAVVAFYCPEELNWKDIRISKRLSVADALHNLLLVQTFCARCLPYSIFHMQNEDVTYMRGSMKQNLIVFLADLYNVLEIHPVKSVRYPGDERDSQYSNVCPRNSHGVAHKRSLPQSIAPIPDLRSNLSVSAPGFTVMKTPSSSSVKKSQSLQQAMENQSHEDRRAGSEDSFVVHRGKGVPTLSSVTDEKLAARAEAAGRPSNWEDQRRSSYAGRRSRRNSVTDDSQLTIENFGGSQDNLHNFGRNPDKEVGGHVGRHNVAEPTLPARSSVQDVYGSGVQLILSDNGYSADEPPRLKRQASNSSLNNVTLRNILHSNENDSNVDSNSSKLASFAQLGRQSSDKVINFTYSNQEKDDNLLKKAGIVAKKQVQNNGSTSGEKKTTFAALPNTTTWQQQSNQHMQQAETNTTDENGGNTVMASQLNNIRMKLEEKRRHIENEKRKMEVVMSKQRQKVGKAAFLQAVTKGKVKSPSSSTSGAESPVESVPPSSITSGNVGFIPASSTETHLVSNHPPQDKPQRPFSLKEISEDVRDVEHKWLEQDGSAPFIETRRTPDIENMDIDQYHESISQMNSSLSEIQADIQRLANQQNQIQQQHLMSQHQQQMQQQLQQLKSLSQQHMQNYAIPPMNSIPTRIQDPQQSQFYLHDHAQSQRRTWGQPLPPESLANEMAAAGYQQPVELRYSPQPAAYQQDSRLYQDTRTWAAPPSQPKGFVLHEIAPDQRYLNGGDHSLCNNQMNRSGSTYPTPATLFNTMPPSSASPQHRNAVHRISQLMGESPEQKRPTVHHIPITCESPTEKRQAPVLHTPVPAPSVDDMEPQNISFIGNDDDLSHGIRGLNITSGSRTYRKPSPTRPSISRNSFQPHSSLRESASPPCATPEVSAFDTTDPGEKGFYISFDNDAPKKPKPALGQKRTSPKKERTVSSYIEQEDFTVRPESPPASAAERQRQLEAQRDLERERIKQAEEREQQRQEIRDRDMQREMERERQRDRQKDNTSVSRQGSGIGLVIGTQLANPDPNSLDEMEKKKERIMLLSLQRRQQQEELKEKKEAEAQTRKEQEKLKMEERARKKEEERQKRAAILEQYKLKKAIEEAEKEGKIIDKELLNAIKPTKLRNKTTPSRPRPKTIHVDAGADLDSGTLTPSRGKKGSSSNLSTASLISPTMRRDYYRGSQDSLTAAHLDDRRSGPLYRGGSLRVSSVDSPDDGRGSSPCRSVNQLGRRGSYKTSRDTDSGLGRATPPRRAPSPGMGSMRHLPSPSGPGSLPPGLMTKRRMFDDGSSDISSTPSSMMDYNGPRLYKQPTTKSNRGIMLNAVEYCVFPGTVNKEAKRRVLDEISRSESKHFLILFRDAGCQFRALYSYCPDKEEVSKLYGTGPKQVNDRMFDKFFKYNSGGKCFSQVHTKHLTVTIDAFTIHNSLWQGKKVNLPNKKDMALVI, from the exons GCCAAACAGCGTGCCTCCGTGAAGTGGCTGCTTTCCAAGGCTTACAACAACAACGTGCCGGACAATCTACGAGAGCCGTACTATCGTGATCACGAG GATCAGGAACATTTGAAGCCACAGATAGTCCACTCGCTTTCCAATGCAGAGCTCTACTGTTTGGCGTTGGCCAATATCTACTCGGATCCAAATTACCACAATCAAAACCACCTCGGAATTCTTCAAGCCCTTGCAAGAAAAGGTGTCTTTGTTTCCGAACCGAACAACACTCAGCTGACCGAAACTATCCTTATACAAAATTCACCACTTAAAATG tcggCGCATATGGCTGTGATAGAAGGTTTGATGGTGCTTTATGCAAAGGAAGTAGTTACGGGAGACTGTGTCGTAGCTACAATTAGACGATTTAACCCACAAAGTAACCTGGAAGTGCCGACTGACCATGAGCGAGGACTTCTTCTGTGGATCAGCGAAGCCACTCGGGCTCTAGTTGCCAAGATAAAACTGGAAGAAGGTGCTGGGGATAGATCCCGACTGCCCGACTTACCCTCTGCCACTGATTTCCAGTCTCTGTGCGATGGTGTTGGCCTTGCTGCTGTAGTCGCATTTTACTGCCCAGAAGAGTTGAATTGGAAAGATATTCGGATATCTAAAAGGTTATCCGTCGCTGATGCTCTACACAATTTATTGCTGGTCCAAACGTTTTGTGCCAGATGCTTACCGTACTCTATTTTTCATATGCAAAATGAAGATGTCACCTACATGCGAGG ATctatgaaacaaaatttgattgtTTTCCTGGCCGACCTGTACAATGTGTTAGAAATTCATCCAGTCAAATCAGTTCGTTATCCAGGCGATGAAAGGGATTCGCAATATTCGAACG TTTGCCCACGCAATAGCCACGGTGTAGCTCATAAGCGCAGCCTGCCTCAGTCTATAGCTCCGATACCTGACCTACGAAGCAACCTCTCCGTATCCGCTCCAGGCTTCACAG TAATGAAAACACCGTCCTCAAGTTCTGTTAAAAAATCACAATCGTTACAACAGGCGATGGAAAATCAGTCGCACGAAGACAG GAGAGCAGGAAGTGAAGATAGTTTCGTCGTCCATAGAGGCAAAGGAGTGCCTACTCTGAGCTCCGTAACTGATGAAAAGCTCGCTGCTCGAGCAGAAGCTGCTGGTCGGCCAAGTAATTGGGAAGACCAGAGACGTAGTTCTTATGCAGGCAGGCGTTCGAGGAGAAATAGCGTTACTGATGACTCTCAACTTACAATTGAGAACTTCGGAGGATCTCAG GATAATTTGCACAATTTTGGACGAAATCCTGACAAGGAAGTTGGAGGGCACGTAGGACGCCATAACGTTGCTGAGCCAACTCTTCCTGCCCGATCGAGTGTTCAAGATGTTTATGGCAGTGGTGTGCAACTGATTCTATCAGACAATGGTTATAGTGCAGACGAGCCACCCAGGCTCAAGCGACAAGCATCTAATTCGAGTCTAAACAATGTTACACTAAGAAATATCCTACATTCCAATGAAAATGATAGTAATGTGGACAGTAACAGTTCGAAATTAGCCAGCTTTGCTCAGCTCGGTAGACAGAGCTCTGACAAGGTTATCAATTTCACTTATTCCAATCAAGAGAAAGACGACAACCTTTTGAAAAAAGCTGGCATAGTAGCAAAAAAACAAGTTCAAAATAATGGCAGCACATCGGGCGAAAAAAAGACAACATTCGCCGCACTCCCAAATACGACTACGTGGCAACAACAGAGCAACCAGCACATGCAACAAGCCGAGACTAATACTACtg ATGAAAATGGAGGTAATACAGTCATGGCATCACAGTTGAATAACATCAGGatgaaacttgaagaaaaacgaCGTCACATAGAAAACGAAAAGCGAAAAATGGAGGTTGTCATGTCTAAGCAGCGGCAAAAAGTTGGCAAAGCTGCATTTTTGCAAGCAGTTACCAAG GGTAAGGTAAAATCCCCTTCATCGTCAACATCAGGGGCTGAAAGCCCTGTGGAATCTGTACCCCCCAGCTCCATTACTTCTGGAAATGTAGGGTTCATCCCTGCAAGTAGTACAGAGACACATCTCGTATCCAACCATCCCCCTCAAGATAAACCACAACGGCCTTTTTCGCTCAAG GAAATCAGTGAAGATGTGCGAGATGTGGAACATAAATGGCTTGAGCAGGATGGCAGTGCACCTTTTATCGAAACACGACGCACACCAGACATTGAGAATATGGACATAGATCAGTACCATGAGTCTATATCACA aATGAATAGCAGTCTTAGCGAAATTCAAGCAGATATACAGCGGCTAGCCAATcaacaaaatcaaattcaaCAACAACATTTAATGAGCCAACATCAGCAGCAGATGCAGCAACAACTACAGCAATTAAAGAGTTTAAGCCAGCAACATATGCAG AATTATGCCATACCACCAATGAATTCAATACCAACGAGAATTCAGGACCCTCAACAGTCACAGTTCTACTTACATGATCATGCGCAATCTCAGCGACGAACATGGGGTCAACCGTTACCACCTGAAAGCTTAGCGAACGAAATGGCTGCGGCAGGTTATCAGCAGCCAGTTGAACTTCGATATAGTCCACAGCCTGCAG CTTACCAGCAGGACTCACGACTGTATCAAGATACGAGGACATGGGCTGCGCCTCCTTCTCAGCCAAAAGGATTCGTACTACATGAAATAGCACCGGATCAGAGATATCTCAATGGTGGCGATCATAGTCTTTGTAACAACCAAATGAATCGTTCAGGTTCTACTTACCCTACACCTGCCACACTGTTCAATACAATGCCACCATCATCTGCCAGTCCTCAACATCGAAATGCG GTGCACAGAATTAGTCAGCTAATGGGTGAAAGCCCAGAACAAAAAAGACCTACGGTCCACCATATACCCATAACATGCGAAAGTCCCACGGAAAAACGCCAAGCACCTGTACTGCACACTCCTGTCCCTGCGCCATCAGTTGATGATATGGAGCCTCaaaatatttcgtttattG GAAACGATGACGATCTCTCACACGGAATTCGTGGCTTGAATATCACATCAGGCAGTAGAACGTACAGAAAACCCTCACCCACGAGACCTTCGATATCTAGAAACTCTTTTCAACCGCATTCGTCGCTACGAGAATCAGCGTCTCCGCCATGTGCAACGCCCGAAGTGTCAGCATTTGATACCACAGATCCTGGAGAGAAGGGATTCTACATATCATTCGATAACGACGCACCCAAAAAGCCTAAGCCAGCACTTGGGCAAAAAAGAACGTCTCCGAAGAAG GAAAGGACCGTTTCTTCCTATATCGAGCAAGAAGACTTTACCGTTAGACCTGAATCTCCACCAGCCAGTGCTGCAGAAAGGCAGCGGCAGCTTGAGGCTCAAAGAGATTTGGAAAGAGAAAGGATCAAGCAAGCAGAAGAGAGAGAGCAACAACGACAAGAAATTCGAGATAGGGACATGCAAAGAGAAATGGAGAGAGAACGTCAGAGAGATAGACAGAAGGATAACACTTCAGTTAGCCGACAGGGAAGCGGAATTGGACTTGTTATCGGAACTCAACTAGCCAATCCAGATCCT AACTCACTGGATGAAatggagaagaagaaagaacgaaTAATGCTGCTGTCATTGCAACGGCGACAACAGCAGGAAGAAttgaaggagaaaaaagaagctgAGGCGCAAACTCGCAAAGAAcaagaaaagttgaaaatggaAGAAAGGGCACGTAAAAAGGAGGAAGAAAGACAGAAGAGAGCTGCGATTCTTGAACAATATAAGCTTAAAAAGGCGATTGAAGAAGCAGAGAAAGAG GGTAAAATCATTGACAAAGAACTCTTGAATGCGATAAAGCCAACAAAGCTACGTAACAAAACCACACCCAGTCGTCCTCGACCGAAAACAATTCATGTGGATGCGGGTGCTGATTTAGATTCTGGAACCTTGACGCCAAGCCGGGGGAAAAAAGGATCTTCATCTAATCTTAGCACTG CGTCGCTGATATCCCCAACGATGAGACGGGACTACTATCGTGGCTCTCAGGATAGTCTTACTGCCGCCCACCTTGATGACCGTCGCTCAGGTCCCCTTTATCGAGGTGGCAGCCTTAGGG TTTCTTCTGTAGATTCGCCAGATGATGGTAGAGGATCTTCTCCATGTCGTAGCGTTAATCAACTTGGTCGTCGTGGTTCTTATAAAACATCACGAG ATACGGACAGTGGGCTGGGCAGGGCGACACCTCCGAGACGCGCACCGAGTCCAGGAATGGGCAGTATGAGGCATCTACCGTCACCATCTGGCCCCGGATCACTTCCTCCAGGCCTTATGACAAAACGAAGGATGTTCGATGACGGAAGCAGTGATATTAGCAGTACTCCTAGTTCAATGATGGATTATAATG GTCCACGATTATACAAACAACCTACCACTAAGTCAAATAGAGGAATTATGTTGAATGCTGTAGAATACTGTGTATTCCCCGGAACAGTGAATAAAGAAGCTAAAAGGAGGGTACTGGATGAAATATCCAGATCGGAAAGCAAGCACTTTCTTATTCTCTTCAGAGATGCCGGTTGCCAATTCAGAGCTCTCTACTCGTACTGTCCTGACAAGGAAGAAGTTTCTAAACTTTACGGCACCGGACCAAAGCAGGTCAACGACAGAATGTTCGACAAGTTTTTCAA atACAACTCAGGTGGGAAGTGCTTTTCGCAGGTCCATACTAAGCATTTGACCGTAACTATTGACGCATTTACGATACACAACAGTTTGTGGCaaggaaaaaaagttaatCTTCCTAACAAGAAGGATATGGCACTTGTCATATAG